The Chryseobacterium suipulveris genome window below encodes:
- a CDS encoding RNA polymerase sigma factor, with amino-acid sequence MEKNQLLSLISLAKLKDQKAQTKLINAFWVDVFSFVMKKVQDENVADEITVSVFSKVLAKLEMYDPNFQFKTWVLTIAQNTVIDYWRKKARENEDAFDNFEGIKNQFARSPEELLISEEDQKQILAVIESLDSNYQDIIRLRFFEEKSIKEIAEELNLTVANTKVRIMRAKKVLAELLKDTEFND; translated from the coding sequence GCAAAACTAAAAGACCAGAAAGCACAAACCAAGCTCATCAACGCTTTTTGGGTGGATGTTTTCAGTTTTGTGATGAAGAAGGTGCAGGACGAAAATGTTGCCGACGAAATCACGGTTTCCGTTTTTTCTAAAGTCCTCGCAAAACTCGAGATGTATGACCCGAATTTCCAGTTCAAGACGTGGGTCCTAACCATCGCTCAAAATACGGTCATCGATTACTGGCGGAAAAAAGCGCGCGAAAATGAGGACGCTTTCGATAATTTTGAGGGAATAAAAAACCAGTTTGCCCGCTCTCCCGAAGAACTGTTGATTTCCGAAGAAGACCAGAAACAAATCCTTGCCGTGATCGAAAGCTTGGATTCCAATTATCAGGATATCATAAGGTTACGTTTTTTTGAAGAAAAAAGCATCAAAGAAATCGCCGAGGAACTGAACCTCACCGTCGCCAATACGAAAGTGCGGATTATGCGCGCCAAAAAAGTACTGGCCGAGTTACTGAAAGATACCGAATTCAACGACTGA